The genomic interval AACCGGCGGAGAAAACATCTTCCCGGTAGAGATCGAGGACTTCCTCCGCGCCCACGAAGCCATCAAGGATGCGGCCGTAATTGGCATGCCCGACCGGCGCCTAGGGGAAATCCCGGTGGCAATTGTGGAAGTCAAGCCCGGAAGGCACCTTACCGAGGCCATGGTGCTGGCCTACTGCCAGGCCTTGCCCAGGTATAAGCGGCCGCGGCGGGTTTTCTTCGACCGGGTTCCCAGGAACCCCACCGGCAAGATCGAAAAGCCCAAACTGCGGGAGCGCTATTGCGGCGGAGGGGAAAGGCCAACGCTGGCTAGGGCTGGGGTTGTCTAGGCCAATCGGTGCTGCCCGAAGGTAGCGAGGCAGTTGATTTCAGGGAGCGCTTCCGGCTGGTCACGGTAAGCCCGGGGGCGGCGAAAGCTGCCGCCCAGGCCTTGCTCCCTGTAGCGGAAAAGCTCCGCCCGGGGGTCCCGGGCCGACCTGGAAGTGGCCTATGCCATCCACTCCCACCTCATAGCTTCCGGGGCGGTGAAGGTCTATGATTCTTCCTTCTTTTTTGGCGAGGTCCATTACTGCCTGATCACTTATTTCAGTTAGCCCTAACTCCTTAATATCCTTAACATCAAAATTGTGGGAACGAAGGATGTGTAGCGTAGAAGGGAAAACGTTCTCGTCGGCTAGAAACTTAAGCATTGCCGGCCGGTCCATAAGATTCTTCCGTTTCTCCTACCCGGCACAGCTTGGCAGCATAGCGAATGCATTCTTTGATATCTTCCATAGTCAAATGCGGGTAAAGCTTAATGATTTCTTCACCAAATAGACCGGTATTCTGGTTCCCTTGATTACTGGCTTTCCGCCTAAAATT from Clostridia bacterium carries:
- a CDS encoding DUF5615 family PIN-like protein, which codes for MDRPAMLKFLADENVFPSTLHILRSHNFDVKDIKELGLTEISDQAVMDLAKKEGRIIDLHRPGSYEVGVDGIGHFQVGPGPPGGAFPLQGARPGRQLSPPPGLP